In Rhodothermus sp., one DNA window encodes the following:
- a CDS encoding TetR/AcrR family transcriptional regulator — MARSGREAELYRVAARVFRRKGLRQARLQDVADELGVPRGVLFYYVTSKADLIRAVLEAPLCQLIQQARKIVASNASPEVKLTRLVEQHLHSLTVHRESWMLLHCESRETLQQVHTMNLEALLQQYENCWKEVIAEGMAQGIFGETLELDAMAQLCIGLVQGVHCWRHLTDKEAPKAVATWLMPLLRRSLGGVVREPSVSINP; from the coding sequence ATGGCTCGGAGCGGACGTGAAGCAGAACTCTACCGGGTTGCCGCCCGGGTATTCCGGCGTAAGGGCCTGCGACAGGCGCGACTGCAGGATGTGGCCGACGAGTTAGGGGTGCCCCGGGGGGTACTCTTTTATTACGTGACCAGTAAAGCCGATCTGATCCGTGCCGTATTGGAGGCACCGCTTTGCCAGTTGATACAGCAGGCGCGGAAGATCGTGGCAAGTAATGCGTCGCCTGAAGTGAAGCTAACGCGCCTCGTCGAACAGCACCTGCATAGCCTGACGGTGCATCGCGAAAGCTGGATGCTACTGCATTGTGAAAGCCGGGAGACGTTGCAGCAGGTACACACCATGAACCTTGAGGCGCTACTCCAGCAGTACGAGAACTGCTGGAAAGAGGTGATTGCAGAAGGCATGGCGCAGGGTATTTTTGGGGAGACTTTGGAGCTGGATGCGATGGCGCAGCTGTGCATCGGGCTGGTGCAGGGTGTCCATTGCTGGCGTCATTTGACCGACAAGGAGGCGCCAAAGGCGGTAGCCACCTGGCTGATGCCGCTATTGCGGCGTAGCCTGGGGGGCGTGGTGCGGGAACCCTCTGTTTCGATCAACCCGTGA